The following coding sequences are from one Paenibacillus tundrae window:
- a CDS encoding histidine phosphatase family protein has product MSMMIYLVRHGIKEQYIGDVGLTEMGMVQAEQTAEYFKKLPNARIFSSPLRRAMDTANYISLATAIPVEKDQRLRERANWGDAPDQTFEQFVEMWNRCTREPDYIPPVGDSARQAGERLAHFLSELALSEPEQTTTNHYILVTHGGLITDFLVHTLPTQELHTWVPDFVAVQHTLIPECSITTLAYEQGQVVLKDLASVQHLHSNIVREQEQKN; this is encoded by the coding sequence ATGAGCATGATGATTTATCTTGTTAGACATGGAATCAAGGAACAGTATATAGGAGATGTAGGACTTACGGAGATGGGTATGGTTCAAGCTGAACAGACCGCGGAATATTTCAAAAAATTGCCGAATGCCCGTATTTTCTCCAGCCCGCTTCGAAGAGCAATGGATACGGCTAATTACATCAGTCTTGCTACTGCAATTCCTGTAGAGAAGGATCAACGACTCCGTGAGCGTGCCAATTGGGGAGATGCCCCTGACCAGACCTTCGAACAATTCGTCGAGATGTGGAATCGTTGTACGCGTGAACCGGACTATATCCCACCCGTAGGCGACTCAGCCAGACAGGCTGGGGAACGTTTAGCCCATTTTCTATCTGAGTTAGCGCTGTCTGAACCTGAGCAGACTACGACTAATCATTATATCCTTGTCACACATGGCGGGTTAATTACGGATTTCCTCGTTCACACCCTTCCCACGCAAGAGCTTCACACATGGGTTCCTGATTTCGTTGCTGTACAACATACACTCATCCCCGAATGCTCCATCACTACACTTGCCTATGAGCAGGGACAGGTTGTGCTTAAGGATCTCGCCTCTGTGCAGCATTTACATTCCAATATTGTTCGCGAGCAAGAGCAGAAGAATTGA
- a CDS encoding AraC family transcriptional regulator, producing the protein MTGSLFQEQLRSENCEPRFYAYYYKQWNNYRMNYHDHDSTEIMYIISGMCRVDVQMPDGSEEQTLLKKGQFILIDAGVPHRLLVEDGAACRMLNVEFGFAISASSALGQSSIRQLALEEEEVQQFLQHACAYLVLPDPEEVYYIMKSLVLELDQRGLSEQGRSFQPMRVIPQEERWEHREARNLKALDQGILVRTLFIQLLIRVARLRGEMSRSASDQTELYVKRTVEFMHQNMDRSIQMKDIAAAVNLHPGYLHRIFRQHTQRTPTDYLTMLRMEKAKMLLQQTDIPISEISDYVGVGSRQYFHMLFKKYTSLTPVAFRSSKDRHVSHYPIHSMEE; encoded by the coding sequence ATGACAGGCAGTTTGTTTCAGGAGCAATTACGAAGCGAGAACTGTGAACCTCGTTTCTATGCCTATTATTATAAGCAGTGGAATAACTACCGGATGAATTATCATGATCATGATTCTACGGAAATTATGTACATTATCTCGGGAATGTGTCGTGTGGATGTGCAGATGCCAGATGGGAGCGAGGAGCAGACCCTGTTGAAAAAAGGTCAGTTCATCCTGATCGATGCCGGTGTCCCGCACCGCTTGTTAGTCGAGGATGGTGCTGCTTGTCGCATGCTGAATGTTGAATTTGGCTTTGCCATCTCTGCATCGTCGGCATTGGGTCAATCTTCTATTCGCCAATTGGCGCTGGAAGAAGAAGAGGTTCAGCAATTCCTTCAGCATGCTTGTGCCTATCTGGTACTGCCTGACCCCGAAGAGGTGTATTACATTATGAAAAGCCTCGTATTAGAGCTGGATCAGCGCGGATTATCAGAGCAAGGGCGAAGCTTCCAGCCGATGAGGGTGATCCCTCAGGAAGAACGGTGGGAGCATCGAGAGGCACGAAACTTGAAAGCGCTGGATCAAGGCATACTGGTGCGTACCCTGTTTATTCAACTGTTGATTCGCGTTGCGCGTCTGCGTGGGGAGATGAGTCGGAGTGCCTCGGATCAGACGGAGCTGTATGTGAAACGAACGGTGGAATTCATGCATCAGAACATGGATCGTAGCATTCAGATGAAGGATATTGCGGCGGCTGTGAATTTACATCCAGGATATCTGCATCGTATTTTCCGTCAGCACACGCAGCGAACACCAACGGATTATCTGACGATGCTTCGAATGGAGAAGGCTAAGATGCTGCTGCAACAGACCGATATTCCTATATCCGAAATTTCCGATTATGTCGGCGTAGGAAGCAGGCAGTATTTTCATATGTTATTCAAAAAGTATACATCACTTACTCCCGTAGCCTTTCGTTCTTCCAAAGACCGTCATGTCAGTCACTACCCAATACATTCAATGGAAGAATAA
- a CDS encoding alpha-glucosidase/alpha-galactosidase has translation MSFKVAFIGAGSIGFTRGLLRDLLTVPEFRDIEIAFCDINQHNLDMVTELCQRDIRENGLNITIRPTTDRREALKDAKYVLCTIRVGGLEAFATDVDIPLKYGVDQCVGDTLCAGGIMYGQRGIAEMLDICKDIREHSAPDVLLLNYSNPMAMLTWACNKYGGVRTIGLCHGVQHGHHQIAEAFGLQKSEVDIICAGINHQTWYIQASHEGRDLTGDLLEAFEKHPEFSRTEKVRIDMLRRFGYYSTESNGHLSEYVPWYRKRPEEITDWIDLGNWINGETGGYLRVCTEGRNWFETDFPNWMKDEPMRFVPEKRGEEHGSYIIEGLETGRVYRGHFNTVNHGVISNLPDDAIIEAPGYVDRNGISMPHVGDLPLGPAAVCNVSISVQRLAVEAAVHGDDTLLRQAFMMDPLVGAVCNPKEIWQMVDEMLVAQAQWLPQYGEAIAAAEERLAAGNLIPTKEYEGAARLKVKTVEEMQQDRDAANKNAGESDKGKDREKVQQ, from the coding sequence ATGTCTTTTAAAGTGGCATTTATCGGAGCGGGAAGTATTGGGTTTACACGAGGGCTGTTGCGAGATTTGTTAACTGTTCCAGAGTTCCGCGATATTGAGATCGCGTTCTGTGATATTAATCAGCATAACCTGGACATGGTTACAGAGCTATGTCAGCGGGACATTCGTGAGAATGGACTGAATATTACAATCCGGCCAACGACAGATCGCAGAGAAGCGCTCAAGGATGCAAAGTATGTGCTCTGCACCATTCGTGTAGGTGGACTGGAGGCTTTTGCAACCGATGTGGATATCCCGCTCAAATATGGCGTTGACCAATGTGTAGGCGATACGCTCTGTGCTGGTGGCATCATGTATGGGCAACGTGGGATCGCCGAGATGCTGGACATATGTAAGGATATTCGTGAGCACAGTGCACCAGATGTATTGCTCTTGAACTACTCCAACCCGATGGCGATGTTAACTTGGGCATGTAATAAGTATGGCGGCGTGCGTACGATTGGATTGTGTCATGGTGTGCAGCACGGGCATCATCAGATTGCGGAAGCATTTGGACTGCAAAAGAGTGAAGTCGATATTATCTGTGCCGGAATTAATCATCAGACTTGGTACATTCAGGCCTCTCATGAGGGACGGGATCTCACGGGCGATCTGCTTGAAGCTTTCGAGAAGCATCCAGAGTTTAGCCGTACGGAGAAAGTACGAATTGATATGTTACGCCGGTTTGGCTACTATAGCACGGAATCGAATGGTCATCTTAGTGAGTATGTGCCTTGGTATCGCAAGCGTCCTGAAGAGATCACAGACTGGATTGATCTAGGTAACTGGATTAATGGTGAGACGGGCGGATACTTGCGTGTATGTACAGAGGGAAGAAATTGGTTTGAGACAGATTTCCCGAACTGGATGAAGGATGAGCCGATGCGGTTTGTTCCGGAAAAGCGTGGGGAGGAACATGGTTCCTATATTATCGAAGGACTTGAGACAGGGCGGGTGTATCGTGGACACTTTAACACCGTGAATCATGGAGTCATTTCCAACTTGCCAGATGATGCGATAATCGAAGCTCCGGGGTATGTGGATCGCAATGGGATTTCAATGCCACATGTAGGTGATCTTCCACTCGGGCCAGCAGCCGTATGTAATGTGAGCATTTCAGTGCAGCGGCTTGCCGTTGAGGCGGCTGTGCATGGAGATGACACGTTGCTCCGCCAAGCCTTCATGATGGATCCGCTCGTTGGTGCGGTATGTAATCCGAAGGAAATCTGGCAAATGGTTGATGAGATGCTGGTTGCTCAGGCACAATGGCTACCTCAGTATGGAGAAGCGATTGCTGCCGCTGAAGAGAGACTGGCTGCCGGTAATCTCATTCCAACGAAGGAATATGAGGGTGCTGCGCGTCTCAAGGTGAAGACGGTGGAAGAAATGCAGCAGGATCGGGATGCAGCGAACAAAAATGCAGGTGAGTCCGACAAAGGGAAAGATCGTGAGAAAGTACAACAATAG
- a CDS encoding PadR family transcriptional regulator, translating to MQEQTINSDLIRGNIDPMILSVLLATDHYGYGIIKEIYRKSGEQFELKEPTLYSSLKRLESNRYVESYWGEQTQGGRRKYYRITSEGRIAYERQLQDWQAAKTLIDSMIIISRAEGDEG from the coding sequence ATGCAAGAGCAAACCATTAATAGTGATTTGATTCGAGGAAATATTGATCCTATGATTCTGAGTGTGCTTCTGGCGACAGATCATTATGGGTACGGCATTATTAAGGAAATCTACCGCAAGAGTGGAGAACAGTTCGAATTGAAAGAACCAACGCTCTATTCTAGCTTGAAGCGGTTGGAGTCGAATAGATATGTAGAATCGTACTGGGGAGAACAGACGCAGGGCGGGAGACGCAAATATTACCGAATCACTTCAGAGGGTCGGATAGCCTACGAGAGACAGCTTCAGGACTGGCAAGCAGCCAAGACATTGATTGATAGCATGATCATTATATCTAGAGCAGAGGGAGATGAAGGATAG
- a CDS encoding permease prefix domain 1-containing protein has protein sequence MNLEERISRHMERLFEHAQDTTANRELKEEIHSNLTARVEDYIDQGMSEEQAFEKAIQHIAGLDQIMSDQHQVQRFPYWTAVLQSALIYCLIAWIITIPMRVLMEGKIVNFWLMIASALVGGAYLLYMWSNRERQRNAEATTTVIRSTTLRKWTRIAWWMWGALILVLWSTQAALRFGSNIWYSRPVQVEGPYQFAVLVIAFVIPLLTIIVPLVVQKAGRLVREFEVGEIRG, from the coding sequence ATGAATCTAGAAGAACGTATTTCAAGGCATATGGAACGACTGTTTGAACATGCGCAGGATACAACAGCGAACAGAGAATTGAAGGAGGAGATACATAGCAACCTTACAGCCCGAGTGGAGGATTATATCGATCAGGGAATGAGTGAGGAACAAGCTTTTGAAAAGGCTATTCAGCATATTGCGGGATTGGATCAGATTATGAGTGATCAACATCAGGTACAACGATTCCCTTATTGGACTGCGGTATTGCAGTCTGCATTGATCTACTGTTTGATCGCGTGGATCATTACCATTCCGATGAGAGTTCTGATGGAGGGTAAGATCGTTAACTTTTGGCTTATGATTGCAAGTGCACTTGTGGGCGGGGCATACCTGCTATACATGTGGAGCAATCGAGAACGTCAACGGAATGCAGAAGCGACGACGACTGTCATTCGATCAACAACATTAAGGAAGTGGACGCGTATCGCCTGGTGGATGTGGGGTGCATTAATCCTAGTTTTGTGGAGCACGCAGGCTGCATTAAGATTCGGAAGTAACATCTGGTATAGCCGACCTGTTCAGGTGGAGGGTCCTTATCAATTTGCTGTACTAGTTATTGCTTTTGTGATCCCTTTGCTGACCATTATCGTGCCGTTGGTTGTGCAAAAGGCAGGACGTTTAGTAAGGGAATTTGAGGTAGGTGAGATCAGAGGATGA
- a CDS encoding DUF4825 domain-containing protein → MRKNRWIIVLVLVGLVALTVVEGIINPRIEAKQQAYAAEQQHPLTHDFAAIQNYRSAYMGDFSNLSHLNQGLPLAEYLNGYQLYPDTFTAEVKYNLRSDELQEEDLKRMLVYNATANFVLIDNLEHIVYQLEDTRYSLSREATKQWAGLELGALQMPDDWDSHVREQLVSPEQVEVAFSQIIDN, encoded by the coding sequence ATGAGGAAGAATCGTTGGATCATCGTGTTAGTACTCGTCGGACTCGTAGCTCTTACCGTGGTTGAAGGGATCATTAATCCTAGAATTGAAGCGAAGCAGCAGGCTTATGCTGCCGAGCAACAGCATCCGTTAACTCATGATTTTGCCGCCATACAGAATTATCGGAGTGCATACATGGGAGACTTCTCTAATCTTAGTCATCTGAATCAGGGGTTACCTTTGGCTGAATATCTGAATGGTTATCAGCTGTATCCCGATACATTTACGGCGGAAGTGAAGTACAATTTACGTTCGGATGAGTTGCAGGAGGAAGACCTTAAACGGATGCTTGTTTACAATGCAACTGCCAATTTTGTACTGATTGATAATCTGGAGCACATCGTGTACCAGTTGGAGGATACGCGTTATTCTTTGAGTCGTGAGGCTACCAAACAATGGGCTGGACTTGAACTAGGAGCACTTCAGATGCCAGATGATTGGGATTCCCATGTGCGTGAGCAGCTCGTGTCACCCGAGCAGGTGGAGGTCGCTTTTTCACAAATTATTGACAATTAA
- a CDS encoding amino acid ABC transporter substrate-binding protein, with protein MRKKAILLLFISICMIIVAGCSSSGSKDDNTIIVGIDDKFAPMGFRDEQNEIVGFDIDYARAAAEKMGKEVTFQPIDWSSKESELNSGRIDMIWNGYTITDERKEKVLFTKPYLENSQVVITLAGSPITKLDELDGKNVGLQALSSAADALAASPLNDKVKASEFKDNVLALTDLKTTRLDAVIIDEVVARYYMAKEEGTYKLLDESLAPEQYGIGIKKGNEALLNDLQKALDELNADGTAAEISTKWLGEDKVLK; from the coding sequence ATGAGAAAAAAAGCGATTTTACTATTATTCATCAGTATATGTATGATTATTGTGGCTGGATGCTCCAGTTCCGGAAGCAAGGACGATAACACCATTATTGTGGGGATTGATGATAAATTCGCACCGATGGGGTTCCGGGATGAACAGAATGAAATTGTTGGCTTCGATATTGATTATGCGCGGGCAGCAGCGGAGAAAATGGGTAAAGAGGTTACTTTCCAGCCGATTGACTGGTCTTCCAAAGAGTCTGAGCTGAATAGTGGTCGGATCGATATGATCTGGAACGGGTATACGATTACGGATGAGCGTAAAGAGAAAGTGCTGTTTACGAAGCCATATCTTGAAAATAGTCAGGTAGTCATTACGCTTGCAGGTTCACCTATTACGAAGCTTGATGAATTGGACGGAAAAAACGTAGGTTTGCAGGCACTGTCCTCTGCGGCAGATGCACTAGCGGCAAGTCCACTGAACGACAAAGTGAAAGCTTCTGAGTTCAAAGATAACGTACTGGCTCTGACAGATCTGAAAACGACTCGTCTTGACGCGGTTATCATCGATGAAGTAGTTGCTAGATACTACATGGCAAAGGAAGAGGGAACCTACAAACTGCTGGATGAATCCCTTGCTCCAGAGCAATACGGTATTGGTATCAAAAAAGGAAATGAGGCCTTGCTGAACGATCTGCAAAAAGCACTTGATGAGCTGAATGCGGATGGCACAGCAGCTGAAATCTCAACCAAATGGTTGGGTGAAGATAAGGTTTTGAAATAG
- a CDS encoding amino acid ABC transporter permease — protein sequence MSWDYILTVMKPMLEGAQTTILMFLLAIVLSIPLGFGITLLMRSQFKPLAWIAHTYVYVMRGTPLLLQILFFCFGLPLLPVIGEYLVFDRLVAAAMGFVLNYAAYFAEIFRGGLLSIDKGQHEAAKVLGLSKRQTMVKVIIPQMIRVVLPATANESITLIKDTALLYAVAVPELLYYAQAAANRDFQLTPFVIAAVMYLLMTLVLTLLFKALEKRFSFE from the coding sequence ATGAGTTGGGATTATATATTAACGGTGATGAAGCCTATGCTTGAAGGGGCTCAGACAACGATTTTGATGTTTTTATTGGCAATTGTTCTATCTATACCGCTTGGATTTGGTATTACTTTACTGATGCGTAGTCAGTTTAAACCGCTAGCCTGGATTGCACACACATACGTCTATGTAATGCGAGGAACACCACTATTGCTGCAAATTTTGTTCTTCTGCTTCGGTCTTCCGCTGTTGCCGGTAATCGGCGAATATCTAGTGTTTGATCGTCTCGTTGCAGCGGCGATGGGATTTGTGCTCAATTATGCAGCATACTTTGCAGAGATCTTCCGAGGTGGCTTGCTCTCCATTGACAAGGGGCAACATGAGGCGGCTAAGGTACTTGGACTATCCAAGAGGCAGACGATGGTGAAGGTCATTATTCCACAGATGATCCGTGTGGTATTGCCTGCGACAGCGAACGAGTCAATTACGTTGATCAAGGATACGGCTCTGTTGTACGCTGTCGCTGTACCGGAGTTGTTGTATTATGCCCAGGCTGCCGCGAATAGGGACTTTCAGTTAACTCCGTTTGTTATCGCGGCAGTGATGTATCTGCTCATGACGCTTGTGCTTACTTTGCTGTTCAAGGCATTGGAGAAGCGTTTCTCGTTCGAGTAA
- a CDS encoding amino acid ABC transporter ATP-binding protein, with product MTHIIEVTQLKKSFGALDVLKQVSFNVAPGEVIAVIGPSGSGKSTMLRSLIHLEEITRGTVRIQGQKLAENGSYANAAEIRKITDRMGMVFQHFNLFPHLTVRANLELAPKTLKKESAAVIRHRSQELLGKVGLSDKADAYPANLSGGQKQRVAIARALMMQPDILLFDEPTSALDPELTGEVLRVIKQLAQENITMMIVTHEMSFAREVADRVFFMDNGEIAEAGPPEQIFGAPKLERTRTFLQRVEVEG from the coding sequence ATGACACATATAATAGAAGTAACTCAGTTAAAAAAATCATTTGGTGCACTGGATGTGCTCAAACAGGTGTCGTTTAACGTTGCACCCGGCGAAGTCATTGCTGTCATCGGTCCGTCTGGTTCGGGTAAAAGTACGATGCTACGCAGCCTCATTCATCTCGAAGAGATTACAAGAGGCACGGTTCGCATTCAAGGACAGAAGCTGGCGGAGAACGGGAGTTATGCAAATGCTGCGGAGATTCGGAAGATCACTGACCGGATGGGCATGGTATTCCAGCATTTTAACCTGTTCCCCCATCTGACTGTGCGTGCGAACCTGGAACTGGCTCCGAAGACGTTAAAAAAAGAAAGCGCGGCAGTGATCAGGCATCGTAGCCAAGAACTGCTCGGCAAAGTAGGGCTATCGGACAAGGCGGATGCTTATCCAGCGAACCTGTCTGGTGGACAGAAGCAGCGGGTGGCGATTGCTCGTGCCTTAATGATGCAGCCGGATATTCTGCTCTTCGATGAGCCGACATCCGCACTTGATCCAGAGCTAACAGGTGAGGTGCTCCGTGTAATTAAGCAGTTAGCACAGGAGAACATAACCATGATGATCGTAACCCATGAGATGAGCTTCGCCCGTGAGGTAGCGGATCGCGTGTTCTTCATGGACAACGGAGAAATTGCTGAGGCCGGCCCACCAGAACAGATCTTTGGTGCACCAAAACTGGAGCGCACACGCACCTTTCTACAACGGGTAGAGGTGGAAGGGTAA
- a CDS encoding DUF6709 family protein, giving the protein MQTLDKRKIIRGTVISFLLVTIVFGAVLVIGLINNKKLAEGFINLKELEPETISAGDYVEIEFERIHPVFAEFYMQREGDKSQMNKHYFYMYPYKGKGLVVKVLWPDTKRYDSLAQTSNNGENAINFPIVSNGKIESMDIELVKYANEYMEEYASKSVGTANMEKEIWPYMVNLNIPSGLTEDQSEQMYTMFGGIYLGILALIGLIMIGRLSQLKHQQRKL; this is encoded by the coding sequence ATGCAAACCTTAGATAAGAGAAAGATCATACGAGGAACCGTAATATCATTCCTATTGGTAACCATAGTCTTTGGTGCCGTTCTTGTAATTGGGCTCATTAACAACAAGAAACTTGCAGAAGGATTCATCAACTTGAAGGAACTAGAACCAGAAACAATATCTGCTGGAGATTACGTTGAGATCGAGTTTGAACGAATCCATCCTGTGTTTGCAGAGTTCTACATGCAAAGAGAGGGAGATAAATCCCAAATGAACAAGCATTATTTTTATATGTACCCGTACAAAGGAAAAGGGCTTGTGGTTAAAGTGTTGTGGCCTGATACGAAAAGATACGATTCATTGGCACAGACATCGAATAATGGTGAAAACGCAATAAACTTTCCAATTGTGAGCAATGGCAAGATCGAAAGTATGGATATTGAATTGGTCAAATATGCTAACGAATACATGGAGGAATACGCTAGCAAGTCTGTTGGGACGGCTAATATGGAGAAAGAGATTTGGCCTTACATGGTGAATCTGAACATTCCATCAGGGCTTACTGAGGATCAGTCGGAGCAGATGTATACGATGTTTGGTGGAATCTATCTAGGAATTTTGGCGCTAATCGGCCTGATTATGATTGGAAGATTATCGCAACTGAAGCATCAACAACGCAAGCTTTAG
- a CDS encoding DUF4190 domain-containing protein, whose translation MDQNYNQNQNQHPNYNDPLPPFPPYPPYMAPKTNGKSIAALVLGILSIMLPYIGFIIGIVAIIFAALSLKEIKVRMEQGKGLAIAGLVCGIVGTLIYALIILFIIVAVVLYGDSYSSTYSLTYLF comes from the coding sequence GTGGATCAGAATTATAATCAGAATCAGAATCAGCACCCGAACTATAATGATCCACTACCACCGTTTCCGCCTTATCCACCATATATGGCACCGAAGACCAACGGCAAATCAATCGCAGCACTTGTGCTGGGGATTTTGTCGATTATGCTTCCATATATCGGATTTATCATCGGAATCGTAGCTATTATTTTTGCAGCACTCTCGCTTAAAGAAATCAAGGTTCGAATGGAACAGGGAAAAGGGTTAGCGATTGCAGGTCTGGTCTGTGGAATTGTAGGCACACTGATTTATGCACTGATCATTTTGTTTATTATCGTAGCAGTTGTCCTCTATGGGGATTCGTACTCATCTACGTATTCACTCACGTATCTGTTCTAA
- a CDS encoding YhgE/Pip domain-containing protein, whose protein sequence is MRSIQVFFQDIKSSFKKPKVFIPILVVLFIPVLYSGMFLNAFWDPYGKMNELPVAVVNNDQGATFNDQTLEVGNNLVDELRKSDDFRWEFVSREQADQGMNDNTYYMTIVIPEDFSAKATTLMDDHPTPAELIYEPNEGYNFLAGQIGGTAVKQIKAKVSAKVTESYTETLLDQVATISSGLSDAGDGASKLNEGSAKLNDGASKLKQNLSKLVDGTDQLQAGAATLQDGTGTLADGIDTLHQGANSLSSGLSQLAAAGQKLENGATQAQAGGQQLQAGIQSAHDGASKLEAGLAASEEGSAKLTTGIQASVDGSSKVSEGAKAVAQGLAQLTAASPELASNPAIQQLLAASQAVAAGSEQLVQGGQQLITGSQNLQAAQQQLHQGSTQLVQGEQQLLQGASQLSAGQEQLAGGLQQFNAKLSEATAGGAKLAVGADQLNTGAGKLVAGMNEFSGGITTIADGSRQLDAGAAQLQDGTTQLTDGSGELASKLLDAAEETSSVKKTDELVSMYAEPVQVEEHKHNEVPNYGTGFSPYFLSLGLFVGALIATLVVPTRNSSVTDASGWNRFVSRTLAFTLMSAIQSLLASWLVLSGLGLEVKSVPLFLLFSFVTSLSFMYIIQALVTWLENPGRFLAILMLIFQLTTSAGTFPLELIPNWLRVFNPWLPMTYSVTGYKAVISSGQFSVAWDQIGLLLIFAVLGLAGSFTYFMVHRAEKAELVQGEAALHM, encoded by the coding sequence ATGAGATCCATACAAGTATTTTTCCAAGATATAAAATCATCCTTCAAGAAACCTAAAGTTTTCATTCCGATCCTTGTGGTGCTGTTTATTCCGGTGCTGTACAGCGGCATGTTCCTCAATGCATTCTGGGATCCTTATGGCAAGATGAATGAGCTTCCTGTAGCTGTGGTCAATAACGACCAAGGTGCTACATTTAATGACCAAACCTTAGAAGTCGGCAATAATCTCGTCGATGAATTGAGAAAAAGTGATGATTTCCGCTGGGAGTTTGTAAGTCGTGAGCAAGCGGATCAAGGCATGAATGACAATACGTATTATATGACGATTGTGATTCCAGAGGACTTTTCCGCAAAAGCAACAACGCTAATGGATGACCACCCTACACCAGCAGAGCTTATATATGAGCCTAACGAAGGTTACAACTTCTTGGCAGGGCAGATTGGCGGTACCGCAGTCAAACAGATTAAGGCAAAGGTATCTGCGAAGGTCACTGAATCCTACACCGAAACACTGCTAGATCAGGTAGCAACGATATCCAGTGGTCTGTCTGACGCTGGCGATGGTGCGAGCAAGCTAAATGAGGGCTCAGCGAAGCTGAATGATGGAGCTAGCAAACTGAAACAAAACCTGTCCAAACTCGTGGACGGAACAGATCAACTTCAAGCTGGCGCAGCAACCCTGCAAGATGGTACAGGTACACTCGCAGATGGGATCGACACACTTCATCAAGGCGCAAACTCTCTATCCAGTGGACTCTCCCAACTGGCCGCTGCTGGTCAGAAGCTGGAGAACGGAGCGACGCAAGCTCAAGCTGGAGGTCAGCAACTACAAGCAGGTATCCAATCTGCCCATGATGGTGCTTCTAAGCTGGAAGCTGGTCTCGCTGCATCCGAAGAAGGCAGTGCGAAGTTAACCACAGGTATTCAGGCTTCTGTTGATGGAAGCAGCAAAGTAAGCGAAGGAGCAAAAGCTGTCGCACAAGGATTAGCTCAGTTAACAGCGGCAAGCCCAGAGCTTGCCAGCAATCCGGCCATACAGCAATTGCTTGCTGCAAGTCAGGCGGTTGCTGCGGGTAGTGAACAATTAGTGCAAGGTGGACAACAATTGATCACGGGTAGTCAGAACCTGCAGGCAGCTCAGCAGCAATTACATCAAGGCAGCACACAGCTTGTACAAGGTGAGCAACAATTGCTTCAAGGTGCTTCCCAGCTCTCTGCCGGACAGGAGCAATTAGCTGGAGGCTTACAACAGTTCAATGCCAAATTATCTGAAGCCACTGCGGGCGGAGCCAAACTTGCCGTAGGCGCAGATCAACTGAATACGGGTGCAGGCAAATTAGTGGCTGGTATGAATGAATTTTCAGGCGGCATCACTACGATTGCAGACGGCTCCAGACAGCTGGATGCAGGCGCAGCCCAGTTGCAGGATGGTACCACGCAGTTAACCGACGGATCAGGCGAACTTGCCAGCAAACTGCTTGATGCTGCGGAAGAGACATCCAGTGTGAAAAAGACGGATGAACTTGTATCCATGTATGCTGAACCTGTTCAAGTCGAAGAACACAAGCATAACGAGGTACCTAACTATGGAACAGGGTTCTCCCCTTATTTCCTTTCCTTAGGTTTATTCGTCGGGGCTCTAATCGCGACATTAGTTGTACCTACACGTAATAGCTCAGTCACAGATGCGAGTGGTTGGAATCGTTTTGTGAGTCGAACCTTAGCTTTTACGTTAATGAGTGCTATTCAATCTTTGCTCGCTTCGTGGCTCGTTCTGTCAGGGCTGGGATTAGAAGTGAAAAGTGTTCCACTATTTCTCTTATTCAGCTTCGTCACCAGCCTCAGCTTCATGTACATTATCCAGGCTCTCGTGACATGGCTTGAGAACCCAGGACGCTTCCTGGCCATTCTCATGCTGATCTTCCAATTGACGACAAGTGCAGGTACGTTCCCACTGGAACTTATCCCGAACTGGCTAAGAGTATTCAACCCATGGTTGCCGATGACCTACAGTGTAACGGGATATAAAGCGGTAATCTCAAGTGGCCAATTCAGTGTCGCATGGGATCAGATCGGGCTTCTGTTGATCTTTGCTGTTCTGGGGTTAGCAGGTTCGTTCACTTACTTCATGGTGCATCGTGCCGAGAAAGCCGAACTTGTTCAAGGTGAAGCAGCACTTCATATGTAA